The following proteins come from a genomic window of Blastococcus sp. HT6-30:
- a CDS encoding hydroxymethylglutaryl-CoA lyase codes for MNEFDLVLPTAVDVREVGMRDGLQLEAPVPLEAKLEMLEALVATGVRRIEVTSFVSPKAVPALADADQVAAELGRWPEVHWSALVANPRGAVRAVDAGIADLEYVVSASDGHSRANAGRSTAEALAAVGEIAGLAHGAGGSLEVIIATAWDCPFEGRTPVVRTVDVARAAVTAGADQLCLGDTIGTTTPLRVVTLLDAVRRACPGIAVGVHFHDTRGTGQANALVAVQAGVTQLDASVGGLGGCPFAPGASGNIATEELVYMLEESGVRTGVDLDRLLTAARITEQAVGHELPSSLHRAGGRSVPRAAGDR; via the coding sequence ATGAACGAGTTCGACCTGGTGCTGCCCACCGCCGTCGACGTCCGCGAGGTGGGCATGCGCGACGGGCTCCAGCTGGAGGCCCCCGTGCCGCTGGAGGCCAAGCTGGAGATGCTGGAGGCGCTGGTGGCCACCGGCGTCCGGCGGATCGAGGTGACGTCGTTCGTGTCGCCGAAGGCGGTGCCCGCGCTGGCCGACGCCGACCAGGTCGCCGCCGAGCTGGGCCGGTGGCCCGAGGTGCACTGGTCGGCGCTGGTGGCCAACCCGCGCGGCGCCGTCCGCGCCGTCGACGCCGGCATCGCCGACCTGGAGTACGTCGTCTCCGCTTCCGACGGGCACAGCCGGGCCAACGCCGGGCGGAGCACCGCCGAGGCCCTGGCCGCGGTGGGCGAGATCGCCGGGCTCGCCCACGGCGCCGGCGGCTCCCTCGAGGTGATCATCGCGACCGCCTGGGACTGCCCGTTCGAGGGCCGCACGCCGGTGGTCCGCACGGTCGACGTCGCGCGCGCCGCCGTCACCGCCGGCGCCGACCAGCTCTGCCTCGGTGACACCATCGGGACGACCACGCCGCTGCGCGTGGTCACCCTGCTCGACGCCGTCCGGCGGGCCTGCCCGGGCATCGCCGTGGGGGTGCACTTCCACGACACCCGGGGCACCGGTCAGGCCAACGCGCTGGTCGCTGTGCAAGCGGGCGTCACCCAGCTCGACGCGTCGGTCGGTGGTCTGGGGGGCTGCCCGTTCGCCCCGGGCGCCAGCGGCAACATCGCGACCGAGGAGCTGGTCTACATGCTGGAGGAGTCCGGGGTCCGCACCGGTGTGGACCTCGACCGGCTGCTGACGGCGGCCCGGATCACCGAGCAGGCCGTCGGGCACGAGCTCCCCAGCTCGCTGCACCGCGCCGGTGGCCGGTCGGTCCCGCGCGCCGCCGGGGACCGCTGA